The genome window GGTCTATCCCGTGCACGGGGAATGGAGAATAACAATCCTTGACCCTGATTCCCTTATCTACCAATTGCTTGGCAGCAGACATCAGTGTCTGGTCGTCATCGTACATCGCATATATCACACTATTCGCCATCTGATATCAATGCTTGTTTTTATACTCTTCACCTGAGATCTTCAAAATACTCTTCAGCTCATTCAGTGCCAATACCGGGAAGAACCGGGCAAAGAGCAGGAATAGCGTGAAGAAGATCCCCAATGTGCCTATGAATACGCCCACATCGACAAAGGTCGGGTGGAACATGGTCCAGCTCGAAGGGACGTAGTCTCTATGGAGAGAGGTGACAATGATCACGTATCGTTCGAACCACATACCGATGTTCACGATAATGGACATGAAGAATGTGAAGCTCAAACTCCTTCTCAATTTCCTGATCCAGAACAATTGAGGAGAAATCACATTACAGGTCATCATGGTCCAGTAGGCCACCATATAAGGTCCAGAGAATCTGTTGATGAAGGCA of Flavobacteriales bacterium contains these proteins:
- a CDS encoding DUF3341 domain-containing protein, which translates into the protein MANSVIYAMYDDDQTLMSAAKQLVDKGIRVKDCYSPFPVHGID